agagtAAGTAATACAAATATCGATCACCTATCACACTTTGGATAGGAATTATAGAATTTCTTCGCATCAAAAGCTCTAGTTCTAGAAATTGTTTATCTTATAGCGTTAGATTATGAGCATCACGTTAATGGATACCTTATACTATGGATTGATTTAACTCATTGGATTGGACCTTATGGCTATTGATCATAtttgatcaatttttattttgtagattTAATCACTTAGAAATATGTAAGCAAAACCTTTAGAGGTAGAGCACTAATTTATAGaacaaaacttcaaaataaaagttaatatattcaATCAATTGCCGAGATGTGTGTTATATTCAGAACACATTTAAAAATAGGCCATACGACCCTTAGGTGTGCTATTTACTGAACAAAAATGCTATGCTTGGTTGGGTCtcgactaattttttttttttttttaaacttagtaattaagaaaatgttttttttagtgatattgtgaaattttgtttaaaaaaatgaatgtaaaaatatatatatattttgttctttCTCAGGACGAACTCGTGCTACATCCTCTTTATTGAATCCAAGGTTGAGTTTCCTGTGCTTACAATATTTGCCGGTGCTTTACACGATTTTCCAGACAAGTTTAGACTAACTTGCCTTCTATCTTTTTAGTGACGTGATAGCTGATTATGATGGTCAATAGAGATCACTAACttcttgtctctctctcttcaaattgaaaaataattgacGGATGAATTACGTttgaagataataaattttttttattggtattgGATATTTAGGAACAGCCGTGCCGACTAATCTCGGGGGTGCAAGGCCTTTGATAAggagttttttataaataaatatcggataatttaagaaaaagatttttcaatcCAATGATCTTTAGAGATTGTTTAcacttataaaatttttgaacttTAGACTGAGGGGAGTATACCCCCAAGCCCCagatctttaccacttgagctaTCCCATAATAAATCATGCCCTAAGCTTCTTAAAATGTCACACTAGTAGATAAGCCCAAAGAAGAAGCATAATGAAATTAGAGAAAAACTTCTTGCCAGTAAAACCTTATTGAGAGGACACTGAATTTATGGACTTTGCATTTGATGTAAGCgtaccaaccaacagcaaaacaATCAACGAGGAACACATGAAGggatattaaatttgaaaactcaacaaagaaaaagatacaacaacaacaacaaccccATCTTGAGGAGGTTTAGACAGGGGGTTGAAGAAAAAGCTGACAAGTTTGGGGATGCTGAACAGAGTTTAGATTAATTAACGTGTATGTGAATACCAATTGCAATGACCAATATGGTGAGTACGCAAAAGAATATAATAGCATGAACCAGAATGGCAATCCCACTTGTGCTCATGTTTCCGAACTCCACCACCCTTGTTCTTGCCGGCAATTGGAACAGCAGCCCTGGTGAGAAGAGGATGAACAAAATAACCGCAACAACAACCGGCCCCCAATCAGCACCCATCTCTCTTTGCCTGTCTGTATGTCAATTTGTCTTCAATTGAAAAAGGAGATTTGGAAACTTGGAGGTTTCTCTAAGAGTACGAATGAGAGAAGACAAGGATGTGAACTGCCTAATATGTAGAGAAACGAATGATACGAATTTCCTTGGTGGTGAAGGAGATGGGGATGCTAAACttggagagaaaaaagagagtgggTTTAAAAGAGAGGAAAGGTATGCTATGGTAGTGGGGTTTGCTTTTTCGGAGATGGAAACAGAGACCTTTTCTTTCATTAGCTTCAAATAATAATTGTTCACGACAAGCTTCTTTTCAATTGCTTTAGAGATTGATGAAGGTGGAGTCTTTATTAAAGAAATCATGCATAAAGAGAAAATTAGGAAAGGAAGTGCATCAGTGCATGTGTAAAGGTGTTGTCGAGGCTACGCGTGTTTTGAATGCTTCGTCGTTTGGTTTACGTATTTACAGAAAAGAGCTAAACGCGTGCATTGAGGAATGTAGGGAATACAGCAAGTGAAAACAGGCAGATAATTATTTGAAAGAAATATGGTAAGGACCAAAACCACAAGTCGGCCACCCTTCAGAGTTGAACTTCGAA
This is a stretch of genomic DNA from Carya illinoinensis cultivar Pawnee chromosome 3, C.illinoinensisPawnee_v1, whole genome shotgun sequence. It encodes these proteins:
- the LOC122302763 gene encoding uncharacterized protein LOC122302763, with amino-acid sequence MGADWGPVVVAVILFILFSPGLLFQLPARTRVVEFGNMSTSGIAILVHAIIFFCVLTILVIAIGIHIHVN